ATGGCGTAATCGCCCAGCTGCGCGTCTTCAACGCGGAACTCCCACAGGCCGCGGCCGGCTTCGACCTTCGCCTTGGCGAAGTGGCCGGAGGCAGGCTTGTTGACCAGCGCGGCGCGACGGGCGCCCACGGTGATCTGCACGGCGCTGTAGCCATCGCTTTCGACGGTCTTGAGCTGGGTGATGCGGTTCGGGGTCGCTTCGATCAGGGTCACCGGGATGGAGCGGCCGTCTTCGGTGAAGACGCGGCTCATGCCGGCCTTGCGGCCCACGAAGCCCAACGAATATTTCTTCGTCATGGTCGTAGTCCTCAGGTCAACTTGATCTGGACATCGACGCCCGCCGCGAGCTCGAGCTTCATCAGCGCGTCCACGGTCTTGTCGTTAGGGCCGATGATGTCGAGCACGCGCTTGTGCGTGCGGGTCTCGTACTGGTCGCGCGCGTCCTTGTCGACGTGCGGGGAAACCAGGATGGTGTAGCGCTCGATCTTGGTCGGCAGCGGGATCGGGCCGCGCACCTGCGCGCCGGTCCGCTTGGCCGTCTCGACGATCTCGCTGGCCGAACGGTCGATCAGACGATGATCGAACGCCTTGAGCCGAATCCGGATCTTCTGATCCGCTTTCTGAGCGGTCTTTTGCTCCGCCATGGCGGTGGGTTCCTTCGTTAAAAGAGCGACGGGCAAGGCCTCTGGGATACCTGCCCCGATTGTTTCCTGAAGTGTGATGCCGCCGAGCGTCCTGCTGGCGAGGGCCATTCCTCCGCCCAAAAACTGAGGCAGACCAGTCACCCGGCCTGCCCAGACGGAAAAGTATAATGCGCAGCTACAGCACCGTCAACAGCGCGAGGCCGTTGAGTGCTCCATGCAGCGCGACCTTCCCGGTCTGGCGAACACGAGGGGCGTCCTGCCTCTCTTTTCGCGGTATATCCGGCGCCCTACCCAGGAACGCCGAGCCGCGCATTATAGCGGCCGTTTCACCCGCCCGCAACAACTTCCAGCAACAAATTGCATGCGCACCGTCGCTGGAAACGACGAAGGCCGGCAGATGCCGACCCTTCGTCTGGACCAGCGGCCGAGCCGTGGTCACCGCAGGGCGGACGGCCGATAAAGGCCGCCACCCATGGCGGGCATTACTTGATGATCTTGGCCACCACGCCGGCGCCGACGGTACGGCCGCCTTCGCGGATCGCGAAACGCAGGCCTTCGTCCATCGCCACCGGGTTGATCAGCGTGACCACCATCTTCACGTTGTCGCCCGGCATCACCATCTCCACGCCTTCCGGCAGCTGGCACGCGCCAGTGATGTCGGTGGTGCGGAAGTAGAACTGCGGACGGTAGCCCTTGAAGAACGGCGTGTGGCGGCCGCCCTCGTCCTTCGACAGCACGTACACCTCGGCTTCGAACTCGGTGTGCGGCTTGATCGAACCCGGCTTGCACAGCACCTGGCCGCGCTCCACGTCGTCACGCTTGGTGCCGCGCAGCAGCAGACCGGCGTTGTCGCCCGCCTGGCCCTGGTCC
The Xanthomonas sp. AM6 DNA segment above includes these coding regions:
- the rpsJ gene encoding 30S ribosomal protein S10; this translates as MAEQKTAQKADQKIRIRLKAFDHRLIDRSASEIVETAKRTGAQVRGPIPLPTKIERYTILVSPHVDKDARDQYETRTHKRVLDIIGPNDKTVDALMKLELAAGVDVQIKLT